A DNA window from Arachis duranensis cultivar V14167 chromosome 3, aradu.V14167.gnm2.J7QH, whole genome shotgun sequence contains the following coding sequences:
- the LOC107477026 gene encoding F-box protein SKIP19-like yields the protein MPWENNLLWRPKNRTRWYTNPLLRPRACTTGTRNWLDLPYEMTLLIMTKLGAFHILTSAQKVCRLWRSISMDPFLWRTIDMCNLGHAKHEAYDLRKICRHAVDRSRGQLVQYFGPNDLLNYIIDSGCHLRCLCLVQCNVDWEFPELSNMAPKLSVLEELDLTFCRISVFELEAIGQSCPLLRSLKLRGGGSIFGGNKAAYIISRNMPLLRHLELYEDSLNHKGLFAILKGCPHLEYLDLQHCRHLKLQGKLRRKCVRRIKNLRYLDESTQDYYRFSSGRLLKSSKDNADILPRLLWTSYDADHDENENMFKKGEGEVPKGSTVEYDEMQDYWEDIDAMWAIAKSKRLHKGKKNKPKGFQGYYREKKNTKSNEKKHGRKTKTGRRIEHESMMCFEKEFW from the exons ATGCCATGGGAAAACAATCTATTATGGCGACCAAAGAACAGAACCCGTTGGTACACGAATCCGTTGTTGCGTCCCAGAGCCTGCACCACGGGCACGAGGAACTGGCTGGATCTTCCATACGAAATGACTCTCCTCATCATGACGAAACTCGGCGCGTTCCATATCCTTACCAGTGCCCAGAAAGTGTGCAGGCTATGGCGTAGCATCTCCATGGATCCATTCTTGTGGCGCACCATTGACATGTGCAACCTGGGGCATGCAAAGCATGAGGCCTATGATTTGCGTAAGATATGCCGCCACGCAGTTGATCGAAGCCGTGGCCAGTTGGTGCAGTATTTTGGTCCCAATGATCTTCTCAATTATATTATTGATTC GGGATGTCATCTGCGATGTCTATGTCTTGTTCAATGCAATGTGGATTGGGAGTTTCCAGAATTAAGTAACATGGCCCCAAAGCTTTCGGTACTAGAGGAACTTGATCTTACCTTTTGTCGTATATCTGTATTTGAATTGGAAGCAATTGGTCAAAGTTGTCCTCTGTTAAGATCCTTGAAGTTGAGGGGAGGCGGATCCATTTTTGGAGGAAACAAAGCAGCATATATTATTTCACGAAATATGCCCCTGTTACGCCATCTCGAACTTTATGAAGACTCCTTAAATCATAAGGGCTTGTTTGCAATTCTTAAGGGTTGTCCTCATCTTGAATATCTAGATTTACAACATTGTCGTCATCTTAAGTTGCAAGGGAAATTGAGGAGAAAATGTGTTAGACGCATCAAGAATTTAAGATACTTAGATGAATCCACGCAAGACTACTATCGATTTAGTTCTGGAAGATTGCTTAAGTCATCAAAAGATAATGCTGATATTTTGCCTCGATTATTATGGACATCATATGATGCAGATCACGATGAGAATGAAAACATGTTCAAAAAGGGTGAGGGTGAGGTACCAAAAGGGTCAACTGTGGAATATGATGAAATGCAAGATTATTGGGAGGATATAGATGCTATGTGGGCAATTGCGAAAAGTAAAAGATTGCATAAGGGAAAGAAGAATAAGCCTAAAGGGTTTCAAGGATATTATAGAGAAAAGAAGAACACTAAATCCAATGAGAAGAAACATGGAAGAAAGACAAAGACAGGGAGGAGGATTGAGCATGAAAGCATGATGTGTTTTGAAAAGGAATTTTGGTAA